A section of the Pseudorasbora parva isolate DD20220531a chromosome 2, ASM2467924v1, whole genome shotgun sequence genome encodes:
- the cldni gene encoding claudin i — MGSSGVQIVCMALGILGLIAAIVTIAIPRWRISAFIGQNIITAQVQEEGLWMECVVQSTGQQQCKAYDSMLILSSDLQAARAMTIISCMLAVLSLLILCAGADFTTCIDNEEVKPKVSLVSAIGLILAGLLLIIPVSWAANNVIRDFNNPLINQSQKRELGACIFVGWGGGALLLLAGGLLCCFSRPRSGGSSGTAKYYSNSASAPSKNYV, encoded by the exons ATGGGCTCCTCTGGTGTACAGATCGTGTGTATGGCCCTGGGAATTTTGGGTCTCATTGCTGCAATCGTGACCATTGCTATTCCAAGATGGAGGATTTCTGCCTTTATTGGTCAGAATATTATCACTGCACAG GTTCAGGAGGAGGGCTTGTGGATGGAGTGTGTGGTTCAGAGTACAGGACAGCAGCAGTGTAAAGCCTACGACTCGATGCTCATCCTGAGCTCTGACCTTCAGGCGGCTCGTGCCATGACCATCATCAGCTGTATGCTCGCTGTCCTGTCCCTGCTCATTCTGTGCGCCGGAGCAGACTTCACCACCTGTATTGACAACGAAGAAGTCAAACCCAAAGTCAGTCTGGTGTCCGCTATTGGGCTGATCCTCGCGGGCTTGTTGCTGATCATCCCCGTCAGCTGGGCGGCTAATAATGTCATTCGCGATTTCAACAATCCACTGATCAATCAGTCTCAGAAGAGAGAGCTGGGTGCGTGTATCTTCGTGGGCTGGGGAGGAGGAGCGCTGCTCCTGCTGGCCGGAGGCCTGCTGTGTTGTTTCAGCAGACCCCGCTCTGGAGGATCGAGCGGAACCGCCAAATACTACAGCAATAGCGCCTCTGCACCAAGCAAGAACTATGTGTAG
- the ppp1caa gene encoding protein phosphatase 1, catalytic subunit, alpha isozyme a has protein sequence MAEPDKLNIDSIIQRLLEVKGSRPGKNVQLTESEIRGLCLKSREIFLSQPILLELEAPLKICGDVHGQYYDLLRLFEYGGFPPESNYLFLGDYVDRGKQSLETICLLLAYKVKYPENFFLLRGNHECASINRIYGFYDECKRRYNIKLWKTFTDCFNCLPVAAIVDEKIFCCHGGLSPDLQSMEQVRRVMRPTDVPDQGLLCDLLWADPDKDVLGWGENDRGVSFTFGADVVAKFLHKHDMDLICRAHQVVEDGYEFFAKRQLVTLFSAPNYCGEFDNAGAMMSVDETLMCSFQILKPADKKLYYGGGGGMGSGRPVTPPRNSAKGGKAKK, from the exons ATGGCGGAGCCggacaaattaaacattgactcCATAATACAACGTCTCCTGGAAG tTAAAGGCTCAAGGCCAGGCAAGAACGTACAGCTGACAGAGAGTGAGATCCGTGGCCTCTGTCTCAAATCTCGAGAAATTTTCCTCAGCCAGCCAATCCTGCTGGAGCTGGAAGCGCCGCTCAAAATCTGTG GTGATGTTCATGGTCAGTACTATGACCTCCTTCGTCTCTTTGAGTATGGGGGCTTTCCTCCTGAGAGCAACTACTTGTTCCTGGGGGACTATGTGGATAGGGGGAAACAATCTCTAGAGACCATCTGCCTCTTGTTGGCCTACAAAGTCAAATATCCTGAAAACTTCTTCCTTCTGCGTGGCAACCACGAGTGCGCCTCTATCAACCGTATATATGGCTTCTATGATGAGT GCAAGCGACGGTATAACATTAAGTTGTGGAAGACCTTCACAGACTGTTTCAATTGTTTACCTGTGGCTGCCATTGTAGACGAGAAGATCTTCTGTTGCCATGGAG GCCTCTCTCCAGACCTGCAGTCTATGGAGCAGGTGCGGCGCGTCATGCGGCCCACGGATGTGCCTGACCAGGGGCTGCTGTGTGACCTGCTTTGGGCTGACCCAGACAAAGACGTGCTGGGTTGGGGAGAGAATGACCGTGGTGTGTCCTTCACCTTCGGTGCAGATGTGGTGGCCAAATTCCTTCACAAACACGACATGGACCTAATATGCAGGGCACACCAG GTGGTGGAAGACGGTTATGAGTTTTTTGCAAAGAGACAGTTAGTCACCCTGTTCTCTGCTCCCAACTACTGTGGCGAGTTTGATAACGCCGGGGCCATGATGAGTGTGGATGAGACACTCATGTGTTCCTTCCAG ATCCTTAAGCCAGCCGATAAGAAGCTGTACTACGGTGGAGGAGGTGGAATGGGCTCAGGACGTCCAGTCACCCCGCCGCGAAATTCAGCTAAGGGTGGAAAGGCCAAGAAATAA